Sequence from the Xenorhabdus nematophila ATCC 19061 genome:
CACCTCAGCAACTGGCCTCGACGCGGGGAGGTATTGATACATTTGCCTGATTATCCACCGAGTTATCCGCTCAATTGCATTATTTACTGTAAGAAAACAAAACAGGGCCGATAACAAACGTGTGAGTTAATGGTTTTTTCCACGTTTTTTCCGGCCATTGCCGGAACAAAGACGCGGGATAATTGATATCGATTTTGATGGATAAGGAACTCAGCCACGGAATGCGCGGGTGAATTATCCGCTACGGAAAACAGGAATTTGTCTGTCCATGTCTGATTATAGCTACGAGCATAAACGCACAAATCCAATTTGGATAATACTGTTAGTACTAATTGCTGTTATTGGTGCTGCCATCGGAGGGTATAGCTGGTGGGCAATGAACCAGTCAGCCAATAACAGTACAGCAACATCCAAACTCATTGAAACACCTGTATTTATGAATTTGGAGCCTTTTACTGTCAATTTGATCGACAACGAAGATCATTTCGATCGTGTTCTATATGTTGGGGTCACATTGCGTCTGTCTGAGGAAAAAACCCGTCAGCGCTTCCATGATTATCTGCCTGAAGTTCGGAGCCGTATGTTACTGCTGTTATCTCGCCAGAAAGCAGCCGATCTGGCAAAAGATGACGGCAAGATGAATTTGGTGGCAGAGATCAAACAGACATTAAGCCCGACACTGATACCCGGTGAGCCTGATCAAGCGATCACCGATGTGTTGTTTACCACGTTTATTCTGCGATAATCACAATGAGTGACAATATTCTTTCACAAGCAGAGATCGACGCTCTGCTCAACGGTGACAGTGCCTCTGCTGATGACGTGGAACAAACTGCGTCTGGCGAAAGTGAGGTTCGCCCTTACGATCCTAATACGCAACGCCGCGTTGTACGCGAACGTTTGCAGTCACTGGAAATCATTAATGAACGCTTTGCCCGCCAATTCAGGATGGGGTTGTTTAACATGCTGCGCCGCAGCCCGGATATTACGGTCGGTGCCATCAAGATTCAGCCTTATCACGAATTTGCCCGCAATCTGGCCGTACCAACCAACCTCAATCTGGTTCATTTGAAACCATTGAGAGGAACCGCACTATTCGCTTTCGAACCCAGTTTAGTGTATATCGCCGTTGATAACCTGTTCGGGGGTGATGGCCGTTTTCCCACCAAAGTGGAAGGCCGTGAATTTACCTATACCGAACAACGGATCATCAACCGAATGCTGAAACTGGCATTAGATGCTTATCGTGATGCCTGGGACTCTATCTTTAAAATTGAAGTGGAATATGTGCGTTCTGAAATGCAGGTGAAATTCACCAACATCACCACCTCACCGAACGATATCGTGGTGACGACACCGTTTCAGGTGGAGATTGGTGCATTGACGGGCGAGTTCAATATCTGTATTCCATTCGCCATGATCGAGCCTTTGCGCGAACGCCTGACCAACCCACCCGTGGAAAATTTGCGTCAGGAAGATGGTCAGTGGCGCAAAAGCCTGGTGAAGCAAGTTCAGCACTCAGAATTAGAACTGGTGGCAAACTTTGTTGATATTCCCCTGCGGCTGTCAAAGATCCTCGAACTAAAAGCCGGCGATGTTTTGCCGATTGAAAAACCCGAACGCCTGATCGTTCACGTTGATGGTGTGCCCGTGCTCATCAGTCAATATGGAACATTGCACGGGCAGTATGCCCTGCGTGTTGAACACCTGATTAACCCTGTTTTAACTGCTCTGGATGAGGAAAAGCCCAATGAGTGATGCTAAACAACCCACAGATACCAGCTTGACTGACGATATGTGGGCAGAAGCGCTGGAACAACAGGCCGCACAGCAAACCTCTGACGGCGGCGCGTCAATATTTGAGAACCTGGAGCCACAGGATGTGCTCTCCCAGCTCTCCGATATTGATCTGATCATGGATATCCCTGTTAAACTTTCTGTCGAGCTGGGACGCACCAAAATGACCATCAAACAGCTACTGAAACTGTCACAAGGTTCAGTTGTTTCCCTAGATGGCCTTGCGGGCGAACCTCTGGATATTCTGATCAATGGCTATTTGATCGCGCAAGGAGAAGTG
This genomic interval carries:
- the fliN gene encoding flagellar motor switch protein FliN; its protein translation is MSDAKQPTDTSLTDDMWAEALEQQAAQQTSDGGASIFENLEPQDVLSQLSDIDLIMDIPVKLSVELGRTKMTIKQLLKLSQGSVVSLDGLAGEPLDILINGYLIAQGEVVVVSDKYGIRITDIITPSERMRRLSR
- the fliL gene encoding flagellar basal body-associated protein FliL; the encoded protein is MSDYSYEHKRTNPIWIILLVLIAVIGAAIGGYSWWAMNQSANNSTATSKLIETPVFMNLEPFTVNLIDNEDHFDRVLYVGVTLRLSEEKTRQRFHDYLPEVRSRMLLLLSRQKAADLAKDDGKMNLVAEIKQTLSPTLIPGEPDQAITDVLFTTFILR
- the fliM gene encoding flagellar motor switch protein FliM; its protein translation is MSDNILSQAEIDALLNGDSASADDVEQTASGESEVRPYDPNTQRRVVRERLQSLEIINERFARQFRMGLFNMLRRSPDITVGAIKIQPYHEFARNLAVPTNLNLVHLKPLRGTALFAFEPSLVYIAVDNLFGGDGRFPTKVEGREFTYTEQRIINRMLKLALDAYRDAWDSIFKIEVEYVRSEMQVKFTNITTSPNDIVVTTPFQVEIGALTGEFNICIPFAMIEPLRERLTNPPVENLRQEDGQWRKSLVKQVQHSELELVANFVDIPLRLSKILELKAGDVLPIEKPERLIVHVDGVPVLISQYGTLHGQYALRVEHLINPVLTALDEEKPNE